In Numidum massiliense, a single genomic region encodes these proteins:
- a CDS encoding GntR family transcriptional regulator, producing MSVLIDDSRPIFLQIAERIEDDIIEGRLSAEDQVPSTNQFASYYQINPATAAKGVNVLVEQGILYKKRGIGMFVTKEARHILMEKRRQLFFEQYVVTMLREAKKLGITTKQLTDMIAKGDNV from the coding sequence GTGAGTGTGTTGATCGATGACAGCCGTCCGATTTTCCTCCAAATTGCTGAACGGATCGAAGACGACATCATTGAGGGGAGGCTGTCCGCAGAGGACCAAGTTCCTTCTACGAACCAGTTTGCTTCCTATTACCAGATCAATCCAGCGACCGCAGCGAAAGGCGTGAACGTGTTAGTCGAGCAAGGCATTTTGTACAAAAAGCGAGGGATTGGAATGTTCGTCACTAAAGAGGCGCGGCACATATTGATGGAGAAGCGAAGGCAACTGTTTTTTGAGCAGTATGTCGTAACGATGCTCCGCGAAGCGAAAAAACTAGGGATTACGACAAAACAACTAACAGACATGATCGCGAAAGGAGATAACGTGTGA
- a CDS encoding DegT/DnrJ/EryC1/StrS family aminotransferase, protein MDKSVTNDALAIDGGPKVKTTSFGTGKRFGLAEARQLLEALEQNTLFYHSGGKVKTFLDDFNQMYGVPYSVATSSGTAAIHVALLAAGVTVGDEVITSPITDMGTLVGILYQNAIPVFADLHPHTYNMDPKSIEQCITPRTKAILVVHLAGNPCDMDQIMAIAREHKLKVVEDCAQSYLSYYKGKLVGTIGDYGCFSTNDFKHISTGDGGIVTVNSGEEADHYRVHAFADKNYRRFSQNVTGSIHTLAPNYRMTELQGAVGIAQLKKLPAICEKRRRYGDRITASISGLPGIFPHEVTAGGKCSYWFYMFRIEEQELTCARDTFAAALSAEGIPCSPGYIPHAVYEHGLFRQRQAYENSHFPFDLSDVRYETGLCPHAEAILRTAINMPVSEFYSERDVEDIIEAIRKVAHHYAK, encoded by the coding sequence ATGGATAAGAGCGTGACGAATGACGCGTTAGCGATTGACGGTGGCCCGAAAGTTAAAACGACGTCGTTTGGAACGGGTAAGCGGTTTGGATTGGCGGAAGCGAGACAGTTGTTAGAGGCACTAGAACAAAACACGTTGTTCTACCACTCCGGGGGTAAAGTGAAAACGTTTCTGGATGATTTTAATCAGATGTACGGTGTGCCTTACAGTGTGGCAACGTCTTCCGGTACAGCGGCGATTCACGTCGCGTTGCTCGCCGCCGGAGTAACGGTAGGCGATGAAGTCATTACATCCCCGATTACGGATATGGGAACGCTTGTCGGCATTTTGTATCAAAACGCGATACCGGTGTTCGCCGATCTACACCCGCACACGTACAACATGGATCCGAAGTCGATTGAACAGTGTATTACGCCGCGGACGAAGGCGATTCTCGTCGTCCATCTCGCAGGTAACCCTTGTGACATGGATCAGATCATGGCCATCGCCCGGGAACATAAGCTAAAAGTCGTGGAAGATTGCGCACAAAGTTATTTGTCTTACTACAAAGGAAAACTTGTCGGGACGATCGGTGACTACGGCTGTTTTAGCACGAATGATTTTAAACACATTTCGACGGGGGACGGGGGAATCGTCACTGTCAACTCCGGGGAAGAGGCAGATCACTATCGCGTGCATGCGTTTGCCGATAAAAACTATCGACGTTTTAGCCAAAATGTTACAGGCAGCATTCACACATTAGCGCCGAACTACCGCATGACGGAACTTCAAGGTGCGGTCGGGATTGCCCAGCTGAAAAAACTACCCGCGATTTGTGAAAAGAGGCGGCGCTACGGAGACCGCATTACAGCAAGTATCTCGGGATTGCCCGGCATTTTCCCACACGAAGTGACAGCGGGAGGGAAGTGCTCCTATTGGTTTTACATGTTTCGAATCGAAGAACAAGAGCTAACGTGTGCGCGGGATACGTTTGCCGCGGCATTAAGTGCCGAAGGCATTCCGTGTTCGCCTGGTTACATCCCGCACGCCGTTTACGAGCACGGACTGTTTAGACAGCGACAAGCATATGAAAATAGCCACTTTCCATTCGACTTGAGCGACGTTCGCTATGAGACTGGCCTTTGCCCTCACGCCGAAGCAATTTTACGGACAGCAATCAACATGCCGGTTAGTGAGTTTTACTCCGAGCGCGACGTCGAAGATATCATTGAGGCGATTCGTAAGGTCGCCCATCATTACGCCAAATGA
- a CDS encoding extracellular solute-binding protein has translation MKNGQKRIFRTKFNSWLVFFVLLALVVTACSPAADNPASDKEGKKGKGDSREKLTLHWFTAVDQATSVLPDAKADFVKQAIEEKFNVELNIEYLPWGEDFKNQTNVKLASGDAPDMFLTDGNRSATYAIDGILGDMTPFVSPETMPNYFKWVTETELERYAIHNSFVRAPIPFARNVYRSYYIRKDWLDKLKLDIPKNYDEMIEVMRAFTFKDPDGNGKNDTYGMSASGGGRVVSIDFPQWIHHDLIGAIMIENKEFIDVLTDLRVEKVIDDVIAMLDEGIVDPDWFLNDGSAHFDKAAQGKVGIVASGVLDGFFDSNPNSIHNKTKAIQPDAAWVPFNPFPDKPGVWTENLPGNPFVFPKAAAEERPENIKRTVEILDWLASEEGFLLTHYGVEGKQYTREGNKITLIPEAIQEDVLEQGNFLDIYDFFTPPEPEVLGLEVIDPRMTERDRKIAETINSYKLIPSIGTNVAPPDGFDLAAFRTMMHERHAQMVFDEKSGKNWSKYREELMTKYEGKQAFQSYVEQIRKVGIEIADFE, from the coding sequence ATGAAAAATGGTCAGAAGAGAATTTTTCGTACGAAGTTTAACAGTTGGTTGGTCTTTTTTGTTTTACTTGCCCTTGTCGTTACCGCGTGTTCACCAGCGGCAGACAACCCGGCTAGCGACAAGGAAGGGAAAAAAGGGAAAGGCGATTCGCGGGAAAAACTGACGTTACACTGGTTCACAGCTGTCGATCAGGCGACGAGTGTATTACCTGATGCAAAGGCGGACTTTGTCAAACAGGCGATTGAAGAGAAATTTAACGTCGAGTTGAACATCGAGTATTTACCGTGGGGCGAAGACTTCAAAAACCAGACGAACGTCAAACTCGCTAGTGGGGACGCTCCGGATATGTTTTTAACAGATGGGAATCGTTCCGCGACGTATGCCATTGATGGGATCTTAGGTGACATGACCCCCTTCGTTTCTCCCGAAACGATGCCAAACTATTTTAAATGGGTGACAGAGACGGAATTAGAGCGCTACGCGATTCACAATTCCTTCGTACGGGCACCGATTCCCTTCGCCAGAAATGTGTACCGCTCGTACTACATCCGCAAGGACTGGCTCGACAAATTAAAATTGGATATCCCGAAAAATTACGACGAAATGATCGAGGTCATGCGTGCTTTCACGTTTAAAGACCCAGACGGAAACGGGAAGAACGATACGTACGGGATGTCAGCGTCGGGTGGAGGACGTGTGGTTTCTATTGACTTTCCACAATGGATCCACCACGATTTAATCGGCGCAATTATGATCGAGAATAAAGAGTTTATCGACGTGTTGACTGATTTACGCGTCGAGAAAGTGATTGATGACGTGATCGCGATGCTGGACGAAGGGATTGTCGATCCCGATTGGTTTTTGAACGACGGCAGTGCCCATTTTGACAAAGCGGCACAAGGAAAAGTAGGTATCGTAGCGAGTGGTGTGTTAGACGGCTTTTTCGACTCTAATCCGAATAGCATTCACAATAAGACGAAAGCGATCCAACCCGACGCCGCATGGGTTCCGTTTAACCCCTTTCCAGACAAGCCAGGTGTATGGACAGAGAACTTACCGGGTAATCCCTTTGTCTTTCCAAAAGCGGCAGCCGAGGAAAGGCCTGAAAACATTAAACGAACAGTGGAAATATTGGATTGGCTAGCGAGTGAAGAAGGGTTTCTGTTGACGCATTACGGGGTGGAAGGCAAGCAATACACCCGTGAAGGGAACAAAATTACGCTTATTCCAGAAGCAATTCAAGAGGATGTTTTGGAGCAAGGCAACTTCCTCGACATTTACGATTTCTTCACGCCGCCGGAACCAGAAGTGCTAGGTTTGGAAGTGATCGACCCGCGTATGACCGAGCGCGATCGCAAAATCGCCGAAACGATTAATTCGTACAAATTGATTCCATCGATCGGTACGAATGTCGCACCTCCCGACGGCTTCGATTTGGCTGCCTTTCGTACGATGATGCACGAGCGACATGCACAAATGGTGTTTGACGAAAAGTCGGGGAAAAACTGGTCCAAATACCGCGAAGAATTGATGACGAAGTATGAGGGGAAACAAGCGTTCCAATCGTACGTTGAACAAATTCGCAAAGTAGGCATTGAAATCGCCGACTTTGAGTGA
- a CDS encoding carbohydrate ABC transporter permease, translated as MSFVLHKTKGDRIVDASLYIVLTLFALVTLFPIYYVFVMSVTPIDVVLKNGGFVIFPEKMTFEGFAAIFKSEVVLQALKVTIFITVVGTLLNLLVTTLLAYPLSKKDLPGRNVFLFTVVFTMLFSGGVIPLYLVVRATGLLNTVWALIIPGLVSAFNMLIMKTFFENLPDEIEEASKVDGCGDLATLFRIVLPLSKPIMATMGLFYGISHWNAYFAGIMYITDRALQPIQVVLRNMVQAQNVSQELLIQNPMFIQQLPPETMKMAAVVVTITPIIIVYPFLQKYFVKGFLLGSIKG; from the coding sequence ATGTCCTTTGTTCTGCATAAAACGAAAGGCGACCGCATCGTCGACGCATCGTTATACATCGTACTGACGTTGTTCGCCTTAGTGACACTTTTCCCGATTTATTACGTCTTCGTAATGTCCGTGACGCCGATCGACGTCGTACTCAAAAATGGGGGGTTCGTCATTTTCCCCGAAAAAATGACATTTGAAGGCTTTGCTGCGATTTTTAAGAGCGAAGTTGTGTTACAAGCACTGAAAGTGACGATTTTTATTACTGTGGTCGGCACGTTATTAAATCTGCTCGTCACGACCTTACTCGCCTATCCGCTATCGAAAAAAGACTTGCCCGGCCGCAACGTCTTTCTGTTTACGGTCGTGTTTACAATGCTCTTTTCTGGGGGGGTAATCCCACTCTATCTCGTCGTACGGGCCACCGGACTCTTAAATACAGTGTGGGCGTTAATCATCCCCGGTTTAGTTTCCGCTTTCAATATGCTCATCATGAAAACGTTCTTTGAAAATTTGCCGGATGAAATTGAAGAAGCTTCTAAAGTAGACGGATGCGGCGATTTGGCAACTCTATTTCGTATCGTGTTGCCGTTATCGAAACCAATAATGGCGACGATGGGTTTGTTTTACGGTATTAGCCATTGGAATGCGTACTTTGCCGGAATTATGTACATTACGGATCGGGCGTTGCAACCGATCCAAGTCGTCCTCCGGAATATGGTGCAAGCACAAAACGTGAGCCAGGAGTTGCTGATTCAAAATCCGATGTTCATTCAGCAACTGCCCCCGGAAACGATGAAAATGGCCGCAGTTGTCGTAACGATTACCCCGATCATTATCGTGTATCCGTTTTTGCAAAAGTATTTCGTTAAAGGTTTCTTGCTCGGTTCGATTAAAGGTTGA
- a CDS encoding heparinase II/III domain-containing protein, translating to MLRKLAPVALTISLLLGTYFTSSTVTLIAAKKEELTNDKTRSTIYTEAKVTAARENVAKYNWAKSLRDGAVEKANKYLAKGYDFLWQAVPAQTLPRSYGVNQQLGSPITGREIDKYGNYPYKADPVNEPWKIVDPSSGYKFPTNDFGAYYESGLDEQGIFRPELADRRLLVNTLYPEKGETWGVDDGFGWVDEEGNRYTFIAYYVHWNLWYGQGTALIHDALRAFRDAYLYTGDVKYARAGSILLDRVADIYPTLDVAQFDKSVYLNSHGGTGLGKAIGSIWETSLVKDLLSAYDAFYPAMDDEQLIAFLREKAAQHQLTNPKDSAQGIRRNIEDGIVRQVFPAVKKAQIFGNNGMHQSALAMAAVVLDTNPETKEWLDFNFQAGTRLTNPYRVTGGNILPTLVNLVDRDGHGNEAAPEYNQLWLQQFLMTADILDDYDRYPVADLYQNVKFRKMFSSMYPLLLSEKYIPSIGDHGKTGAPNINVLKLNEMVKAFEKFGDPIFAQLAYFLNSNRTEGLHGDVFSDHPEAVANGIKAVIDEHGPLNLKSSHLTGYGFTALRDGRGVRDSFGITYPFPQLEVVEQNTDYKFFEDSGTIQLEANDTGAMIQFAIDVPKTDEYEIALLPFKAPSYGIYEIRIDDHLVGEFDFYGERTDDFATIATMTLTEGTHTMTFTGIGKHEAATNYKMGIRNLSLLDREARKERDEMAGKSNTLRDVWTYYGRSSGHGHRDTLNVGLHAFGLDLAPDLGYPEFADANDKHRHQWVNNTVSHNTVVVDKSKQQAQWGGFPHHFSDEEVVKLIDVEAPHVYPQTEQYRRTTAMIKVNESNAYTVDFFRVKGGDDHHFSFHGAEGVVTTDGLNLVEQPTGTYAGPDVAYGERVDSVDGPGYMGSGFHYLANAARDEDPGSRFSADWDVVDTWNVLKKDEDVHLRLTMLGDFDEVALADGVPPQNKPGNPKNLRYLIAHRSGENLDSLFTSVLEPYKGERFIRAITQVPLKVKGKVVSGSEAVAVKVELTNGRVDYIVNSLNPQATYTVDDTFTFKGFFGVYSEKDDRQLHSYLHDGTLLAKKDKPLVRMPYGSLDGKVTNFTKDLSLANEIEVTFDKSALPKQLNLTGAYIYVANDGERNAVYEIKGIKRKKGNRYTLKIGDVTLVRRFVDDEDFAKGYVYDISKGAAFSIPLTKTWSVQK from the coding sequence GTGTTAAGAAAACTAGCGCCGGTTGCGTTAACTATCTCTTTGTTACTAGGAACATATTTTACGAGTTCCACCGTCACGCTTATCGCGGCGAAAAAAGAAGAGCTAACGAATGATAAAACCCGCAGCACCATTTATACGGAAGCAAAGGTGACAGCGGCCCGGGAAAATGTCGCGAAGTACAATTGGGCAAAAAGCTTACGCGATGGGGCGGTGGAAAAAGCGAATAAGTACTTAGCGAAAGGGTATGACTTTTTGTGGCAAGCAGTCCCCGCACAAACGCTTCCACGTAGCTACGGGGTGAATCAGCAGTTAGGTAGCCCGATTACGGGAAGGGAGATTGACAAATACGGCAACTACCCATATAAAGCCGATCCGGTAAATGAACCGTGGAAAATTGTCGATCCGAGTAGTGGGTACAAGTTTCCGACGAATGACTTTGGAGCCTACTATGAAAGCGGATTGGACGAGCAGGGCATTTTTCGTCCCGAGTTAGCCGATCGCCGTTTACTCGTCAACACGCTCTATCCGGAAAAGGGAGAGACGTGGGGCGTAGACGACGGGTTTGGCTGGGTCGACGAAGAAGGTAACCGGTACACGTTTATCGCTTACTATGTCCATTGGAATTTGTGGTATGGACAAGGAACGGCGCTCATTCACGATGCGTTACGGGCGTTCCGGGACGCTTATTTGTACACAGGAGATGTCAAATACGCCCGGGCAGGCTCCATCTTACTCGATCGCGTGGCGGACATTTATCCGACTTTAGACGTTGCACAATTTGACAAATCGGTTTACCTCAATTCACACGGTGGGACGGGTTTGGGGAAAGCGATTGGGTCCATTTGGGAAACGTCCCTTGTGAAAGACTTGTTAAGTGCCTACGACGCGTTTTACCCGGCGATGGACGACGAACAGCTCATTGCGTTTTTGCGGGAAAAAGCGGCGCAACACCAGTTAACTAACCCGAAAGACAGCGCGCAAGGGATTAGGCGCAACATCGAAGACGGTATCGTACGCCAAGTGTTTCCCGCGGTGAAGAAGGCACAAATATTCGGTAACAACGGCATGCATCAAAGTGCCCTCGCCATGGCAGCTGTCGTTCTCGATACGAATCCGGAAACGAAGGAATGGCTCGACTTTAATTTCCAAGCGGGTACGCGGTTAACGAATCCTTACCGCGTAACCGGCGGCAACATACTTCCGACACTCGTCAATTTAGTTGATCGCGATGGACATGGCAACGAAGCAGCGCCCGAATACAACCAACTGTGGCTGCAGCAATTTTTAATGACGGCCGACATCCTCGACGACTATGACCGTTACCCTGTTGCTGATTTGTATCAAAATGTAAAGTTTCGCAAGATGTTTTCCAGTATGTACCCGTTGCTCCTAAGTGAAAAATATATACCTTCAATCGGTGATCACGGAAAAACTGGTGCCCCGAATATAAATGTGCTCAAGCTCAACGAAATGGTGAAGGCCTTTGAAAAGTTTGGCGATCCGATCTTTGCACAGCTCGCCTATTTTCTAAATAGTAACCGAACAGAAGGGTTACACGGTGATGTGTTCTCTGATCACCCCGAAGCGGTAGCAAACGGGATTAAAGCTGTCATCGATGAACACGGCCCCTTAAATTTAAAGAGCTCACATTTGACGGGTTACGGTTTTACCGCATTACGGGATGGGAGGGGTGTCCGCGATTCCTTCGGCATCACTTACCCGTTTCCCCAATTGGAAGTGGTAGAGCAGAACACGGACTATAAATTTTTCGAAGACTCAGGAACGATTCAGTTGGAAGCGAATGACACTGGGGCGATGATTCAGTTTGCTATCGACGTGCCAAAAACGGACGAATACGAAATCGCGCTACTACCGTTTAAAGCGCCTTCTTACGGTATTTACGAAATAAGGATCGATGATCATCTCGTAGGAGAATTTGACTTTTATGGTGAACGAACCGACGACTTTGCCACAATTGCCACTATGACCTTAACCGAAGGTACCCATACGATGACCTTCACAGGGATCGGCAAGCACGAGGCAGCGACGAATTACAAAATGGGGATTCGCAACTTGTCCTTGCTAGATCGAGAGGCCCGAAAAGAGCGCGACGAAATGGCCGGTAAAAGTAACACGTTACGCGATGTGTGGACGTATTACGGTCGCAGCAGCGGACACGGCCACCGCGACACGTTAAATGTGGGCCTTCACGCCTTTGGACTCGATTTAGCACCTGATCTCGGGTATCCCGAATTTGCTGACGCTAACGACAAACATCGGCACCAGTGGGTGAATAACACGGTGAGCCATAATACGGTCGTCGTCGATAAATCGAAGCAACAGGCGCAGTGGGGTGGCTTTCCGCACCATTTTTCCGACGAGGAAGTGGTCAAGCTGATCGACGTAGAAGCGCCGCACGTATACCCGCAAACAGAACAGTATCGGCGGACGACGGCGATGATCAAAGTGAATGAGTCCAATGCGTATACGGTTGACTTTTTCCGCGTGAAAGGTGGCGACGACCACCATTTCAGTTTCCACGGTGCGGAGGGTGTGGTCACTACGGATGGGCTCAATCTCGTAGAACAGCCGACTGGCACGTATGCCGGACCGGATGTGGCGTACGGCGAACGGGTAGACAGTGTAGACGGCCCAGGATATATGGGGAGTGGATTTCATTATTTGGCAAACGCCGCGCGGGACGAAGATCCGGGTAGTCGTTTTAGTGCCGATTGGGATGTGGTGGACACGTGGAATGTGTTAAAAAAAGATGAGGACGTTCACTTAAGGTTGACGATGCTAGGTGACTTCGATGAAGTTGCTTTGGCCGACGGGGTTCCGCCGCAAAACAAACCGGGCAATCCGAAAAACTTACGTTATTTAATCGCCCATCGTAGCGGAGAGAACTTGGACAGCTTGTTTACTTCAGTGCTCGAACCGTATAAAGGTGAACGTTTTATTCGCGCAATCACGCAAGTGCCGCTAAAAGTGAAGGGTAAAGTTGTTTCCGGGAGCGAAGCGGTGGCCGTGAAAGTAGAACTTACAAACGGGCGGGTCGATTACATCGTTAACTCGCTTAATCCGCAAGCGACGTACACGGTGGACGATACGTTTACGTTCAAAGGCTTTTTCGGAGTTTATAGCGAAAAAGACGACCGTCAACTGCACAGTTACCTTCACGATGGTACTTTATTAGCGAAAAAAGACAAGCCACTCGTGCGCATGCCTTACGGTTCTCTCGATGGAAAAGTAACGAATTTCACAAAGGATCTCAGCCTAGCGAATGAGATCGAGGTAACCTTTGACAAATCTGCCCTTCCGAAGCAGCTGAACCTAACGGGCGCCTACATTTACGTCGCCAACGACGGGGAGCGCAACGCGGTGTACGAAATTAAAGGGATCAAGCGCAAAAAGGGAAACCGCTACACGCTCAAGATCGGCGATGTGACGCTCGTACGGCGATTTGTCGACGACGAAGATTTTGCGAAAGGGTATGTGTATGACATTTCCAAGGGGGCAGCATTTTCAATACCGCTGACGAAAACGTGGTCGGTCCAAAAATAG
- a CDS encoding Gfo/Idh/MocA family protein, whose protein sequence is MSTSINIGIIGCDTSHVPAFTQLLNDTSAAHHVPGGKVVAAFPGGSPDFALSYTRIEGIANKLREGYNVNIVDSPEAVAEQCDAILLESVDGRVHLEQFKRIAPYRKPVFIDKPFAVSSAEAKAIAREAYTYGIPIMSCSALRYSEGFTYALNDSGGSGDIIACDAYGPMEIEPTQPGLFWYGIHTVEMLYAALGKGCRQVTAVSNEDHDLVVGVWSDGRIGTIRGNRKGNMAFGALLHRERATSYVDVSADDKPFYASMLEHIITMFRTGEAPIDPAETLEIVRFIEAANESRKDGRVVYL, encoded by the coding sequence ATGTCTACTAGCATAAACATCGGCATCATCGGGTGTGACACGTCGCACGTTCCGGCTTTCACCCAACTACTCAACGATACAAGCGCCGCGCATCACGTGCCGGGTGGCAAAGTCGTGGCCGCTTTCCCGGGTGGCTCTCCCGATTTTGCGTTAAGTTACACGCGCATCGAAGGCATCGCGAACAAACTGCGCGAGGGGTACAACGTCAACATTGTCGATTCACCGGAAGCAGTTGCCGAGCAGTGTGATGCGATACTGTTAGAATCGGTCGACGGCCGTGTTCACCTTGAGCAGTTTAAGCGCATCGCACCTTACCGAAAACCAGTATTTATCGACAAGCCTTTTGCCGTTTCATCCGCCGAAGCTAAGGCGATCGCGCGAGAGGCTTACACATACGGCATTCCGATCATGAGTTGTTCCGCCTTGCGCTACTCGGAAGGGTTCACGTATGCACTTAACGATTCGGGCGGTAGCGGTGACATTATTGCCTGTGATGCCTACGGTCCGATGGAAATTGAACCGACCCAGCCGGGTTTGTTTTGGTACGGGATTCATACGGTAGAAATGCTGTATGCCGCTCTAGGTAAAGGGTGTCGGCAAGTAACCGCCGTATCCAACGAGGATCACGATCTCGTCGTCGGGGTGTGGTCGGATGGACGAATCGGTACGATTCGCGGTAATCGCAAAGGGAACATGGCGTTCGGAGCGCTCCTTCACCGGGAAAGGGCGACGTCTTACGTCGATGTGTCCGCTGACGACAAACCGTTTTACGCCAGTATGTTGGAACACATTATCACGATGTTCCGGACAGGGGAAGCGCCGATCGATCCCGCTGAAACGCTAGAAATCGTCCGTTTCATCGAAGCGGCTAACGAAAGCCGTAAGGACGGGAGGGTTGTTTATTTGTAA
- a CDS encoding ABC transporter permease: protein MPNSVATKSAVEPLVKKRARAQLWRTVYRYRWYYVMMLPGLLYFLIYHYIPMGGVIIAFKDYNLFKGVWSSPWVGFNHFKEIFTSPDIYRTISNTLIISFYRIVFGMIPDVLLAIVLNEIRVRWFKRTVQTITYGPYFLSWVIVYSLVFAFLAPDSGLVNTFFKNFDLQTIDFLTVKEYFRTILVSSDVWKSTGFGAIIYLASLAAIDPHLYEAAVVDGASRWRQIWHITLPGIRNVFILLLVLRIGHIMDAGFEQVYIFLNSRVYETGDIIDTWVFRRGLEQLQFSIATAVGLFKGVIGLILIIGANRIAKRFGGGIW, encoded by the coding sequence ATGCCCAATTCCGTAGCAACGAAATCGGCCGTTGAACCACTCGTTAAAAAGCGAGCGCGCGCGCAACTTTGGCGGACCGTCTACCGTTACCGCTGGTATTATGTCATGATGCTCCCCGGGTTACTATATTTCTTGATCTACCATTACATTCCGATGGGCGGCGTGATCATTGCCTTTAAAGATTACAACTTGTTCAAAGGTGTTTGGAGCAGCCCTTGGGTAGGATTCAACCACTTTAAAGAGATTTTTACTTCGCCGGACATTTACCGTACGATTAGCAACACGCTAATCATTAGTTTTTACCGCATTGTGTTCGGGATGATTCCGGATGTCCTCCTCGCTATCGTTTTGAACGAAATACGGGTGCGCTGGTTTAAGCGAACCGTACAGACTATAACTTATGGACCGTATTTTTTATCGTGGGTGATTGTTTATTCGCTCGTGTTTGCGTTTCTCGCTCCCGATTCCGGCTTAGTAAACACCTTTTTTAAGAACTTCGATTTGCAAACGATCGACTTCTTGACGGTGAAAGAATATTTCCGCACAATTTTAGTTTCGTCAGACGTGTGGAAAAGTACCGGCTTTGGCGCGATTATTTATTTGGCGTCGCTGGCGGCGATCGATCCTCACCTGTACGAAGCAGCAGTCGTCGACGGGGCGAGCAGGTGGCGACAAATTTGGCACATTACGCTTCCGGGGATTCGCAACGTGTTTATTTTACTGCTCGTTTTGCGCATCGGTCACATTATGGACGCCGGTTTCGAGCAAGTGTACATTTTTCTCAATTCGCGCGTCTATGAAACCGGTGACATTATCGATACGTGGGTATTCCGTAGAGGGCTAGAGCAGCTGCAATTCAGTATCGCCACTGCTGTCGGTTTATTTAAAGGAGTGATCGGCCTGATCTTAATCATTGGTGCCAACCGCATCGCCAAACGTTTCGGTGGCGGCATATGGTAA
- a CDS encoding TetR-like C-terminal domain-containing protein, whose amino-acid sequence MPDTGHTLTDFIAVLKGMMDAVNDIAAKSSLAVQKVVVGIIDNEQLMDVYWEQFAAPRREALAHILQKGIARGEIRPDVDVEDVIDIVEGVYFYALLFKKEKIDPAHWFQKTGALLIRGISNEATKTVKNTSNDATAERMDQSHDDGQC is encoded by the coding sequence ATCCCCGATACCGGACATACACTAACCGACTTCATTGCGGTGCTGAAGGGCATGATGGACGCAGTTAACGACATTGCAGCTAAGTCGTCGCTAGCGGTGCAAAAAGTTGTTGTCGGCATAATCGACAACGAGCAATTAATGGACGTTTACTGGGAGCAGTTCGCCGCCCCTCGGCGTGAGGCTCTCGCCCACATTTTACAAAAAGGAATCGCCCGCGGCGAAATCCGTCCTGATGTCGATGTGGAAGATGTGATTGACATCGTTGAGGGCGTCTACTTCTATGCATTGCTTTTTAAAAAGGAAAAAATAGACCCCGCACATTGGTTCCAAAAGACGGGTGCACTTCTTATACGCGGTATTTCTAATGAAGCGACGAAAACGGTGAAAAATACGTCGAACGATGCGACGGCAGAACGTATGGACCAGTCACACGACGATGGACAATGCTAA